The sequence below is a genomic window from Silene latifolia isolate original U9 population chromosome 7, ASM4854445v1, whole genome shotgun sequence.
AAGAGTATCAGTGAAGGGACTGTGTTGTTGTTGGCTAATGCTTTGTATTTCAAAGGTACTTGGCTTAAACCTTTCAACCAAGAAAACACTGAAAATGATTTCTTTAATCTTCTAGATGGACATAAAGTTCGAGTTCCTTTCTTGAACCAATGGTGCGAGTACTTCAGTTATGGAACCACCAATGAATGCCAGGTCGTAAAGATGCAATATGAACGTGGACCGTTTGATCCCTATACTACTCCAATAAAGACGTTTTCAATGTATATCTTTCTTCCGTATGAAAGGAATGGATTAGCGGATCTCATTGAAAAAATCAAGATTGATAAAGATATGTTCGAGAAACAGATCGTCAAGCTTGAGTATGTCGAAATTACAAAGCTTTCAATCCCGAAATTTAAGTTTGAATCATTTATTCCTCTGAAAGAGACTATGAAACAACTAGGGTTGACATTACCCTTCGAGGAAAACTGTAGGGATTTTTCAGAGATGATTAATGCTGCTAGCCCAGTGTATGTAGGTAATATGTTTCAGAAGTGTTGTGTTGAGACGAATGAACAAGGGACGGAAGCCGCGGCTGTCACTGTAGTATCAGAGGACGAACTTGGATTTTCATATGAAGCTCCGCCTGAAATAAATTTTGTGGCTAACCATCCGTTTATGTTTATAATTCGGGAAGATGATTCTGGTGCACTACTATTTATTGGCACAATGCTTAATCCCCAATAATAAATAGTACCAGATGAAGCAAGAATGTTGTTCTATGCATTCAGTAGTTGAGATTACGCTTTTATTCATACACTATGTGTCATTTGTATTGTCATTGGTAATCATGTTGTCGTTCAACGTACAATTGCAAATATGCAATTATTGTACGCTCTTTATTTCTCCAGTTTTATAATCTTGAAATGTTGTTATTAGCCTTG
It includes:
- the LOC141591237 gene encoding serpin-Z10-like, with the translated sequence MDFSVQVVKHVIQENLAKGESVVCSPASIDAVLRILALGSEKSTRKQLLNLLGHDNIGELNAASTELAKVLKASEDTKTLEVSYVNGLWLDQRFTLKAEFEKVLKEVYHAQVSVVDFINQPDEAVKEANLWAEKETKGLIKEILEEKSISEGTVLLLANALYFKGTWLKPFNQENTENDFFNLLDGHKVRVPFLNQWCEYFSYGTTNECQVVKMQYERGPFDPYTTPIKTFSMYIFLPYERNGLADLIEKIKIDKDMFEKQIVKLEYVEITKLSIPKFKFESFIPLKETMKQLGLTLPFEENCRDFSEMINAASPVYVGNMFQKCCVETNEQGTEAAAVTVVSEDELGFSYEAPPEINFVANHPFMFIIREDDSGALLFIGTMLNPQ